Genomic window (Cellulosilyticum lentocellum DSM 5427):
TTTTCGTAAGCGACAAAATCACCAGGTCGAAGCTTATAGGCTTCTTTATAAATCTCTTGATAAGTGCCTCTAGCTAAATAGCCGCCACGCCCACTACATATAATATAATTTTTAAAGCCTTGTGCATTCACCCAAGCTTTTGTACCATTGCGGTTATCATAATTCCAGGTGCCATTTTTTCTAAAGCCTCCACCTTCATATAAGATTTGAGAAGCAAAGTTAGCACAATCACCACCATCAGGATTGAAGTTCTTATAAGCTTTATTGTATTTAAATAAATACTCTGGATGAGGTCCTACACCACAATATTTATGAGCATAATCAATAGCTTTTTGCGTACGTTCATCAGGTGAGTAATCAGGAGCTGTATGATTTAAAATATAATTTCTTATCTCATCTGTTTTAAGGGTGTTAAGATTTAAGGAATCGGCAAATGGATCAGTGTACCATTCCTTGGTAATGATATAATGATCACCATCCTTTTTTAAATTAATATAGTGGGATGTTCCTAGATAAAAGGTATTAGGGACATCAGGCGTATCTAAATAGCTATAGGTAAAAGCTGTAGAATTAAAGCAAAGAATACCATAAAGGTCTTTTTCCTTTTCTTTAACCTTACGTACTTTTACTACAGATTCAATATGATCAAATTTAACAGCTTGTTTATCACACCAGTTTTTAAAATATTTAATTTTTTGTGCTTCACTTTCGTAAGCCCAAAGGCTTACCTTGATTTTTAGGTTATAGGAAGCTTTTAAGCTTTCTGCATCTAGATTTTGGATGCATTGATTACGGTTTTTTACAATATCACTGACAATGGCTTGAAAAGTAGCTTTGAGTTCTTCTTCGGAAAGTTCGGTTTTACTTTGTGATTCTTCTCCAGTAGACTTAGTAACTTCATGGTCAATTACATATTGAGAAATGGAATGTGAAGCCATGGTAGGTACCGAAAAAAGTTGAATCACGCATAGACCTATTATTAGGAAAAAATTTAACTTTTTCAATTTTTTCTCCCCTTTTAAATGAAATTTTCGCTATAATATAGTTTGTACTAATTACAAAAAAATATAAATGGAAAAATTATTTGTTTGATGTATAAAGCTTCCAAAGGAGGATTCAGATTGAAAATGAAAAAGATAATCAGCAGTTTAATCGTAGGTGTTATGACTTTGGCCTTAGGCGTTGGCTGTAATCAGTCTGCAGAGCAAACAAAAGTACTTAAGGTAGCAGCCTTAAATGGACCAACAGGTATGGGGATGGTACAACTTTTAGAGGATAAGGAACAATATGAAGTAACACTTTATCAAAGTCCAGATGAAATTGTAGGAAAAGTTGTAAGTGGAGAAGTAGATTTAGCTTGTGTCCCTTCTAATATGGGAGCAGTACTTTATAATAAAACGCAAAAAACAGTGAGTTTAGTAGGCATTAATACACAAGGTGTACTTTACATAGTAGAGAACGGCAATAGTATTAATAATTTAGAAGATTTAAAAGGAAAAACGATCATAGCTAGTGGAAAAGGTGGCACACCTGAATATGTCCTTACACAGCTACTTAAGTCAGCGGGTTTAGATCCAGACCAGGATGTGACTATTGACTATTTAACGAATCATACAGATGTTGTTACAAAGCTAGTAGCGGAAGAAGGAACAATTGCAATTTTACCAGAGCCTCATGTAACGATTGCTACAACTAAACAAGCTTCGTTGCAGGTAGCAGTAGATTTGAATGAAGCATGGCAAGAGAAAGAAGGAAGCACTTTACCAATGGGTGTTATCTTAGCACAAAATACGTTGGTGAAAGAAGATGAAGAAGCATTATCAAGCTTTTTAAAAGACTATGAGGCTTCTGTTAACTTCGTTAACGAAAAAAGTGAAGAAGCAGCTGCGCTTATGGAAAAGTACGGTATTATTGCTAAGAAAGAAATAGCAATTAAAGCTATTCCGAATTGCCATATTGTTTTAGAGCAAGGAGAAACCGCAAAGATACATCTAGAGACATTTTATAAAGTGTTAGAAGCGCTTAATCCAAAGGCTATAGGAGGAACTTTACCAGATGAAGCCTTCTATTATAATAAATAAGCTAAAAAAAACATTGATTTATAGCATTTGGTTAGTGCTTTGGCAAATAGCTTATTTATGTATTGATAAAGAGGTATTGATTCCTTCACCAATGCATACTTTTACCAAGCTATTAGAAATGTTAACTACAACCGTGTTTTATTTACAAATAGCGGGTACTTTTTATAGAGTATTTATGGGGATTGGTAGTTCACTTATTTTAGGAATAGTAAGTGCCTATCTGGCGTATAAAAGTTTGTTTTTTAGAACTTTTATTAAACCCATGATAAACTTTATGAAGTCTACACCTGTAATGGCTATTATTATCTTAGCATTGCTTTGGTTTAAGTCAGAAGAGGTACCTATTTTTGTATGCTTTTTAATGTGTTATCCTTTGGTTTATACCAATATTTTAAATGGGCTTTTAGAATTAAGTCAGGAACTTAAGGAGCTGAGTAAGGTTTATGAAGTAAAAGCTTTTTATTATATAAAAGAATGTGTTTTACCTCAGCTAAGACCTTATTTAAGGACGGCCATGCAACTGGTAGTAGGTATGGCTTTTAAGGTAGTGATTGCAGCAGAAGTTTTAGCAATTCCTAAATATGCAATGGGATACGAGCTTTTAGATGCCAAAATTTACTTAGAGACCACAGAAGTATTTGCATGGATTATTGTTATTATTTTACTTAGTCAGTTTTGTGAATACATAGTTGACCTTCTATTTAAAGAAAGGAGGAAAGTATGATTGAAATTATTGGACTTTGTAAAAGTTATAAGGAACAAAGTGTGTACAATCATCTTAATCTTTCCATTAAAGAAGCTCAAGTTACCAGTATACTAGGGCCATCTGGATGTGGCAAGACAACACTATTAAGAATATTAGCAGGGCTTGAACCGTATGATAGTGGTGAGATAATAGGATTAGAAAACAAGCGAATAGCTTATATGTTTCAAGAAGACCGGCTGATGCCTTGGTTAAATGTATGGCAGAACATTGCATATGTTCTAAAAACAAAGTATAATAAGCAACAGATTGAAGAAAAGATAGAACGTTTATTAAATATTTTACAATTAGAACCCTATAGAGATTATTCTATTGACAAGCTTAGCGGGGGAATGAGAAGGCGAATTGCTTTAGGAAGAGCCTTAGTTTATGAGAGTGAAATCCTTTTACTAGATGAACCTTTTAAAGGTTTAGATGAGGCATTAAAGGAAAAATTATATGAAGCTATTTTAAAAGAAGTAGAAATAGATAGGCGTACAGTTATTTGTGTAACACATGATGTTAACGAAGCTAGAAGCCTAGGTGATAGTATTTATTTATCTTCCTCGGAAGTAATAAATGAAATAAGCTTGAAAAATTCAATGAAATAATGGATATACTAAGAATAAAAAAAGAATAAAAAGTGAGGTATGACAGTAGTGGAAGTCATTAGTATTATCGTACCTATATATAATATAGAGAAGTATTTATCTAGAAGTATAGAGAGCCTTATTAATCAAACCTATCCCCATCTAGAGATTATATTAGTTAATGATGGGTCAAAAGACAATAGTTTAGCCATTTGTGAGGCATATGCTAAAAAAGATAGGCGTATTGTTGTGATTGATAAAGTTAATGAAGGTGTATCTATTGCTAGAAATACAGGATTAGAAGCAGCTACAGGTACTTATGTTGGTTTTATTGATCCAGATGATTGGGTAGAACCTACAATGTACGAAAAGCTATACAAGCAGATTAAAAAGTGGGATAGTCCTGTATGCCTATGTAATTATTTCAAAGATACTAAAAAGAAAAGTTCACCTAAAGTATTTTCTTTTAAGGATGAAGTATTAGAAGATAAAGTCATTATTGAAAAATTGGTAAATAATATGGTGGGTATGCCAGATTTAATGCCTACTTATGTTTGTGTGATGGGGTGTGTATGGCGTGGTTTATTTAAAAAGGAATTTTTAGATACCAACCAATTAAGGTTTGCACCAGGTGTTAGTATTATGGAAGACTTAGTATTTATGGTACAAACACTTTTAAAATGTCAGAGTGTAGCTATTGAACAAGGTGTTTACTATCACTATGTACAAAATCCAAGTTCTACACTTCATACCTATAATAAAAAGTTGTGGGAAGACCAGATAAAGGTTTATGAGCTATTAGAAAAAAGCTTTATCGAATCACATCTTGAAGAAGAAATGCGTAATCGTCTAGATTTTAGATACATTGGTATGGTATTATCTGCTATTAAAAACGAAACCTATATGAAAAAAGATAAAGATAGTGATTTAAAAGATACGGTAGCTCATATTAAACAAATTTGCCAAGATGAGAAGCTTAAATTTGTATTAGAACGTGTAAAGCCTATTCAAGTATCAGAGAAGAAACCAGCAGCTAAAGAAGGTGGTAAACGATTAAGGGCTATTTATAGTGATAGAGTCGTTATGCCTAAGAAGCCAAAGGAAAAGAAAAAAGGAACTTATATCACTAAAAAGGCATCTCAGGCAAAAAAGCTTGAAAAGCAAGCTAAGCTATCAGAAGCAAAAAGAAAACCTAGAGCCAAAAAGTCACTTAGTAAAGCAAAGCATTATGAAGTTGAATAATGAAGAGAAAAGCTAAAAACTCTTATTATAAAATAAGAGTTTATTATTTTAAAAAGAAAAAGGCGCTATTCTAGTGCTAGGGCAGAATACTAGGAATGCTTTACAAGGTTCCTAGAGATAGGTATAATTGAAGAAAGAATAAATAACGAAAGCAAGGGAAAGTGGGTATAAGTCCACTTTCTTGTCATGTTAAAATAGGTGATGAACACTTATAACCCAATGAGCTTCATCCAATGAAAAGACTCCTTGCAATATAAAAATGACAAAAAGGTAAGGTGAAATCATGAGTTTACAACAATTAGCTGAATTAATTTTCCCTGATGTAACTAAAACACCAGAAGATTATTTAAAAGCTTATCCAAAAAGAATACTTAAAGAAGGTGCAAAGGTAACACGTTATGCACCTAGTCCAACAGGATTTCAGCACATTGGTGGTGTATTTGCTGCCCTTGTTAGTGAAAGAATTGCAGTGCAAAGTGGTGGGGTTTTCTATTTAAGAGTAGAAGATACAGATCAAAAAAGGGAAGTAGAAGGGGCTATTGAAGGTACTATTGCAACCATGCATAACTTCGGTATGGACTTTGACGAAGGAATGACTGGTGAAACAACTTCAAAAGGTAACTATGGTCCTTATCGCCAAAGTGAAAGAGCAGAGATTTATAAAACTTTTGCAAAAGACTTAATCATAAAAGGCTTAGCTTATCCATGTTTTATGACTTCAGAAGAGTTAGAAGCTATGCGTGACAAACAAGTAGCTGCTAAATTAACCCCAGGTTGCTATGGTGAATATGCAATCTATAGAGACTTATCACCAGAAGCAGCTATGGAAAAAATCAAAGCTGGTGAGCAGTATATTATTCGTCTTAAATCACCTGGTAATGCAGAAAACCGTGTGAACTTTGTAGACCTTATTAAAGGGGAAACCTCTTTTCCAGAAAATATACAAGATATCGTTATTATTAAAGCGGATGGTCTTCCAACCTATCACTTTGCTCATGCGATTGATGATCATTTAATGGGAACAACGAGCGTTATTCGTGGAGAAGAATGGTTATCATCACTTCCAATTCACGTTCAATTATTTGACGTACTTGGATTTGAAAGACCAGAGTATGCACATATTCCAAATGTTATGAAATTAGATGGCGATTCTAAACGTAAACTTTCAAAACGTAAAGATCCAGAAAGTGCTGTAAGCTATTATAAAGAAGAAGGTTATCCAAAAGCTTCAGTTGTAGAATATTTATTAAATATTATTAACTCTGCCTTTGAAGAATGGAGAATGGAAAATCCAACGGCTGATTATCATGACTATCCAGTAGCTCTTGATAAAATGAGTAAAAGTGGAGCACTTTTCGACCTTGTTAAATTAAATGATGTGAGCAAAGACGTGATTTCTAAGATGCCTGCTGAAGAAGTGTATAACCTCTATACAGAGTGGGCAAAAGAATATGACAAGGTAATGTATGACTTAGTGACAAAACATGAAGCCATGTCAAAAGAAATCTTTAACATCGATAAAGAAGGACCAAAACCACGTAAAGACTTTGGTAAATGGTCAGAAGTTAAAGAAAAGATTTGTTACTTCTACGATGAGCTATTTAATGCTGAAACTGAAGTAGAATTACCAAAAAACATGACTTTAGAAACAGCTAAAGAAATCATATCTTCTTATAAGGAAGTTTATAACTTTAATACAGACCAAGAGACTTGGTTCAATGAATTAAAAGAACATGCTATTAGTCTTGGATATACAGCAGATCGTAAAGCTTTCAAAAAAGATCCAACAGCCTTCAAAGGAATGGTATCAGATGTAGCAGGTGCTGTAAGAAGTGCTATTAGCCATAGAACAAATACACCAGATTTATATACTATTATGCAAATCATTGGAGAAGAAGCTGTAAGAGCGAGATTTGAGGCTTTTTTAAACAACTAATAAAACAATAATAAGATGCCTACTCATATTATAAAGTATGGGTAGGCATTTTATTAGGCTCTAACGCCTTCAATATGGATGAAGCGTATCTTAGTGAACTCATAAGAAGAAAGAGGTCTATTAATAGCATCATAACTATGAGTAGCAATTAAAATTTGATCATAGGTAGGATCAGGGGTTGTTTCTAATACTAATAAGGAATGGTGATAGCCATTGATATCATTACCAAATTGAATGACATCACCAGGAACAATTTCATTTAGCGTAACATCTCTACCAAAAGGACCAGATCCTTTATTAGTGGTTAAGAATTTATGTAGGAAATTTACTCCAGTCCAAGAAGCTGAACGATCATTAGCGTTTCTGTAATACCATCCTGTAATAGGGGTATAGTTCATAATATGACTTCCTGCGTATAGACATTGAGAAATAAAATTAGTGCAATCTCCTCCTAGCTGGGTAAAGTCTAAATACATAGGATTACGAAGTAAGCTCCATCTTTTAGCATAAGCAATAGCAGCAGTAGCATTATAGGGTAGGACTTTATCCATTTGCTCACATCCTTTCTTATTACTAGGTATATGAGATAAGAAGAGAAAATATAATAATGCAAATGATTTTATATTACATAAAATAAGCTATAAAATATTGATTATTTGTCTGAAATATGGTAAAGTAAACAAGTGTCAAGCTGGCATAACTCAGTTGGTAGAGTAACTCATTCGTAATGAGTAAGTCGCGGGTTCGAGTCCCGCTTCCAGCTTTATCAAAGGTTTAGGTGAACAAAAAATGACTTGATAATGGATTTACAGTACAATTTACAGTGAAATATTTACAATGATAAGGAAGAGACCTAAGTATTTAGAGAAAATGTTTAGGTCTTTTTTATGTATAAGTAAGCGATTTTTGATTAGCGAAATGAATATTTAGATAAGTGTAATATGAAAGAGAGGAAAAAGTTATGACACAAATGCCAGGGGAACGTCTAGAGGTATTTATTAGTTCTGCTATGAATGATGAAAAGGGTACATCTTGGCTAACGATAAGACGTAAGATAAAACAGAAATTGCAAGCAAACGAATACATTAATCCATTTATTATTGAAGACCGTAATAGTACTTTACCATCAGTGCAATTTTTTCAATTTATGGTTGCTAAAAGTGATATAGTCATCCTTATTATTAAAGAAGAATTTAGGCAGGGTACGCAAACTGAATTTTCGGTGGTTAAGGAAAAAAAGAAACCGTGTTTAGTATATATTTATAATGGAAAAAATGCATCGACAGAAGTGGAGGTATTGAAAGAGGAACTTATTTCAAATGATTACTGTTGTTTTAAGACTTTCTATAGTTTTGATAACCTTGAGGAGGAGATATATGAAGATGTAATGAACGAAGTAATTACTAGGTATAAGTTCATGCAATGTTCGAGTATTTCAACGGTTCAAGATAATAGCAAAGGAAATGATTATATAGAAGCACAAATTATTGATTACAATAAAGATGTTACTATAGAAATAGATGAACTTGAGAATTTTAGTACATGTAAAGGAACAATCTTACAAGTTGATGGACTGAGCCAAAAAAAATTACAAGAAGTTAATAAAGAACCTAAATCTATACTTGGAAATGTAGGAGAAAAAGTACTTAAGTGGATTTGTTGTGGAGATAATTATTTAGATGACAATGATATTGAAAAAATAGTAGAGTTAAAAAATCAAGATAGTAAATATAACTGGTATAAATATCGGTGTCAAGCTATGAAATGCTATATGAATAATATGATTGAAGAAGCACTTGAGTTTGAAGACAGGGCATTAAGGATAGCAAAAGATGAAAAAGCTGCTGATTGGATTGTCAATGATATATTAATTGATTGTCGAAATCTCAAAAATGAGTTAAATAGTAAATACCATACATATGATAATCAATATCAAGAAGAGATACAACATTGCAAGGAAATTATACATTTACCTGTAGTGGATAGATTCATGGAGAATGCATACAGTTTATTGTTGAAAGAAGAACAGAAATATAGATATAAAAGTGATAAATCAACACTTTTTAGTAATGATATATATCGAATATTTGACAATATTGAAAATAGCATTTTTGTTGCAATTCTATATGGTTCTAGCACTCCATTAATATTAAGTAGAGGGACAATTTCTGATATATATTTAAAGCTTGGAGATATACATGAAGCTCCAGCAATTAGCGTTATAGCTATAAAATACCTTATTTTAGGTGGTGATAGTAAAAGGCTTGAACAAGTTATAAGGAAAGAGTGGGGTAATATACAGGAA
Coding sequences:
- a CDS encoding amidase domain-containing protein; translated protein: MKKLNFFLIIGLCVIQLFSVPTMASHSISQYVIDHEVTKSTGEESQSKTELSEEELKATFQAIVSDIVKNRNQCIQNLDAESLKASYNLKIKVSLWAYESEAQKIKYFKNWCDKQAVKFDHIESVVKVRKVKEKEKDLYGILCFNSTAFTYSYLDTPDVPNTFYLGTSHYINLKKDGDHYIITKEWYTDPFADSLNLNTLKTDEIRNYILNHTAPDYSPDERTQKAIDYAHKYCGVGPHPEYLFKYNKAYKNFNPDGGDCANFASQILYEGGGFRKNGTWNYDNRNGTKAWVNAQGFKNYIICSGRGGYLARGTYQEIYKEAYKLRPGDFVAYEKKGKITHISTITGLDSKGYPLVTCHNTDRLLVPYDLGWSNKGIRFHLINVYY
- a CDS encoding ABC transporter substrate-binding protein gives rise to the protein MKKIISSLIVGVMTLALGVGCNQSAEQTKVLKVAALNGPTGMGMVQLLEDKEQYEVTLYQSPDEIVGKVVSGEVDLACVPSNMGAVLYNKTQKTVSLVGINTQGVLYIVENGNSINNLEDLKGKTIIASGKGGTPEYVLTQLLKSAGLDPDQDVTIDYLTNHTDVVTKLVAEEGTIAILPEPHVTIATTKQASLQVAVDLNEAWQEKEGSTLPMGVILAQNTLVKEDEEALSSFLKDYEASVNFVNEKSEEAAALMEKYGIIAKKEIAIKAIPNCHIVLEQGETAKIHLETFYKVLEALNPKAIGGTLPDEAFYYNK
- a CDS encoding ABC transporter permease, which gives rise to MKPSIIINKLKKTLIYSIWLVLWQIAYLCIDKEVLIPSPMHTFTKLLEMLTTTVFYLQIAGTFYRVFMGIGSSLILGIVSAYLAYKSLFFRTFIKPMINFMKSTPVMAIIILALLWFKSEEVPIFVCFLMCYPLVYTNILNGLLELSQELKELSKVYEVKAFYYIKECVLPQLRPYLRTAMQLVVGMAFKVVIAAEVLAIPKYAMGYELLDAKIYLETTEVFAWIIVIILLSQFCEYIVDLLFKERRKV
- a CDS encoding ABC transporter ATP-binding protein produces the protein MIEIIGLCKSYKEQSVYNHLNLSIKEAQVTSILGPSGCGKTTLLRILAGLEPYDSGEIIGLENKRIAYMFQEDRLMPWLNVWQNIAYVLKTKYNKQQIEEKIERLLNILQLEPYRDYSIDKLSGGMRRRIALGRALVYESEILLLDEPFKGLDEALKEKLYEAILKEVEIDRRTVICVTHDVNEARSLGDSIYLSSSEVINEISLKNSMK
- a CDS encoding glycosyltransferase; the encoded protein is MTVVEVISIIVPIYNIEKYLSRSIESLINQTYPHLEIILVNDGSKDNSLAICEAYAKKDRRIVVIDKVNEGVSIARNTGLEAATGTYVGFIDPDDWVEPTMYEKLYKQIKKWDSPVCLCNYFKDTKKKSSPKVFSFKDEVLEDKVIIEKLVNNMVGMPDLMPTYVCVMGCVWRGLFKKEFLDTNQLRFAPGVSIMEDLVFMVQTLLKCQSVAIEQGVYYHYVQNPSSTLHTYNKKLWEDQIKVYELLEKSFIESHLEEEMRNRLDFRYIGMVLSAIKNETYMKKDKDSDLKDTVAHIKQICQDEKLKFVLERVKPIQVSEKKPAAKEGGKRLRAIYSDRVVMPKKPKEKKKGTYITKKASQAKKLEKQAKLSEAKRKPRAKKSLSKAKHYEVE
- the gltX gene encoding glutamate--tRNA ligase, which codes for MSLQQLAELIFPDVTKTPEDYLKAYPKRILKEGAKVTRYAPSPTGFQHIGGVFAALVSERIAVQSGGVFYLRVEDTDQKREVEGAIEGTIATMHNFGMDFDEGMTGETTSKGNYGPYRQSERAEIYKTFAKDLIIKGLAYPCFMTSEELEAMRDKQVAAKLTPGCYGEYAIYRDLSPEAAMEKIKAGEQYIIRLKSPGNAENRVNFVDLIKGETSFPENIQDIVIIKADGLPTYHFAHAIDDHLMGTTSVIRGEEWLSSLPIHVQLFDVLGFERPEYAHIPNVMKLDGDSKRKLSKRKDPESAVSYYKEEGYPKASVVEYLLNIINSAFEEWRMENPTADYHDYPVALDKMSKSGALFDLVKLNDVSKDVISKMPAEEVYNLYTEWAKEYDKVMYDLVTKHEAMSKEIFNIDKEGPKPRKDFGKWSEVKEKICYFYDELFNAETEVELPKNMTLETAKEIISSYKEVYNFNTDQETWFNELKEHAISLGYTADRKAFKKDPTAFKGMVSDVAGAVRSAISHRTNTPDLYTIMQIIGEEAVRARFEAFLNN
- a CDS encoding amidase domain-containing protein, producing the protein MDKVLPYNATAAIAYAKRWSLLRNPMYLDFTQLGGDCTNFISQCLYAGSHIMNYTPITGWYYRNANDRSASWTGVNFLHKFLTTNKGSGPFGRDVTLNEIVPGDVIQFGNDINGYHHSLLVLETTPDPTYDQILIATHSYDAINRPLSSYEFTKIRFIHIEGVRA